The genome window GGGCATGCAAAAATTGTTATCACTGCGCTATGTGAAGAGCTGGGAGTCGATGATGTCTCCAAAAAAATGGTTCTCCGCTTGCTGCTGGCCGAGGGAGCCCCACGTCGTATTACTACCGCTGAGGCCCGGCGCAAACTTGGAATCAGCCGCACGACTTTTCACCGCTGGGTTGAATCCAACCGCTTCGGACTTGGAGAGATGGAGTTGATCAGAGTTAATCCAACCCGCACCGAAATGTATGTTGAGGATTTTCTGGAAGTCATGCGCCAGAGGAATGAAAAGGGCAGGAAGCACAACTCGGAAGAGGACGATGCGTAAGCTGAAAACATACTGCGGAGGAGCCTTATTGCCCCAATCTGCCTGTGCTCCATAAATGGATATACGTTTTGAAATTTCTGATATTTTTTCGAAAGACAATATGTAATCGCTGGCGGCTTGCTGCCCCCTCCTCTCCCCTCTCTCAACAAGTTGCTGCTAGGCCTGTACGGCAGTATCTGTGGACCCCGGGACGTTCGTGGCTTAAGGTGGACTTAGCGCGTTTATATCAGGACGGCACGGAACGGCACGGAACGGCACGGAACGGCACGCAGCAAAAGGGTGATTTAAGGCGTTAAGCCTGTAGGCATTGATCAAAACGCCTGTTTTTAGTGGTGCCCGGGGCGGGACTTGAACCCGCACGTCCAAAAGGACAAGGGATTTTAAGTCCCTTGCGTCTACCGATTCCGCCACCCGGGCACCGAAAACAGAAAGTCGAGGAGTATTGGCTCAATCCG of Tichowtungia aerotolerans contains these proteins:
- a CDS encoding helix-turn-helix transcriptional regulator, with the translated sequence MANQNVMEMVHHLNWASVHTKNGRGHAKIVITALCEELGVDDVSKKMVLRLLLAEGAPRRITTAEARRKLGISRTTFHRWVESNRFGLGEMELIRVNPTRTEMYVEDFLEVMRQRNEKGRKHNSEEDDA